The following are encoded together in the Bactrocera neohumeralis isolate Rockhampton chromosome 6, APGP_CSIRO_Bneo_wtdbg2-racon-allhic-juicebox.fasta_v2, whole genome shotgun sequence genome:
- the LOC126763181 gene encoding gram-negative bacteria-binding protein 2 isoform X2, with product MKMRLCLWCISFVFLCCCGIQNGFAYKIPPVQLELKEEGFLVSIPHDDGITMAIYNIEINEQCPLLLDLLTKPMNNRWTTKQVARKLQNNAKVKINLLIMHKEGIYSRTDSVRLLDNNIIHETIKEADKPIDPCTAAKPQLNADGVIKNSETKVFINQKPSRRIFKPNDLIFEELFKSPKLSNWNRGNYLHSNAIGDRSEDFTAVRDDNSCMTVSRETLLITPIISQAKNKATIELKNCKQPVCYENNTFTCAYVQHKNRSYAYPPPVNTSRIDTNGKFSFTYGRIEIYATLPYGDWLFPYMMLVPDNLSCTTRKQLRIAFATSVDIENNRIRGGPVILNGLPNKGKLYFVRTSHMAAGMDFNANGYHNFTLVWTSTEIHMYADNKKYGCYINNGEYAEPYHIVLGVGAGGHLEFEDTRAKPWKNTLDNAFALFHRSFTGCCENATVKKECRDSKRKRTCSREWGSQAAMAVKYVRVYAV from the exons atgAAGATGCGCTTATGCCTATGGTGCATATCCTTCGTATTTCTGTgctgttgtggtattcaaaatGGGTTTGCTTACAAAATACCACCAGTTCAACTGGAGCTGAAAGAAGAAGGATTTCTAGTTTCGATACCGC aTGACGATGGAATCACTATGGCAATATATAACATTGAGATTAATGAACAATGCCCGTTATTATTGGATTTGTTAACTAAACCAATGAACAATCGTTGGACAACTAAACAAGTCGCTcgtaaattgcaaaataatgctaaagtgaaaataaatctaCTAATAATGCATAAGGAGGGTATATATTCACGAACCGATAGCGTAAGACTCTTGGACAATAATATCATTCATGAAACTATTAAGGAAGCCGACAAACCGATCGATCCATGTACCGCAGCTAAACCACAACTAAATGCCGATGGTGTTATTAAAAATAGCGAaactaaagtttttataaaCCAAAAACCTTCTAGAAGAATATTCAAACCAAATGACTTGATTTTTGAAGAGCTTTTCAAATCACCAAAACTATCCAATTGGAATCGTGGAAATTATCTTCACTCAAATGCAATAGGTGATCGATCTGAAGACTTTACAGCTGTAAGGGATGATAATTCGTGTATGACTGTAAGCCGTGAAACTTTACTAATAACACCTATAATATCGCAAGCGAAAAATAAAGCAACCATTGAACTCAAAAA TTGTAAACAGCCTGTTTGCTATGAAAACAATACTTTTACTTGCGCATATGTACAACATAAAAACAGGTCATATGCATATCCCCCACCAGTAAACACGTCGAGAATCGACACAAATGGTAAATTCAGTTTTACATATGGACGTATTGAAATATATGCAACATTGCCCTACGGTGATTGGCTATTCCCCT atatgatGCTTGTGCCCGACAATCTCAGTTGTACTACGCGAAAACAACTCCGAATAGCTTTTGCCACATCAGTAGATATTGAAAATAACCGAATACGTGGTGGCCCAGTAATATTAAATGGCCTACCTAATAAAGGTAAATTATATTTCGTTCGTACAAGTCATATGGCCGCCGGAATGGATTTCAACGCAAATGGCTATCACAACTTTACACTAGTATGGACTTCAaccgaaatacatatgtacgccgACAATAAGAAGTACGGTTGTTACATTAATAACGGTGAATATGCGGAACCT TATCATATCGTTTTGGGCGTTGGAGCTGGGGGACACCTTGAATTCGAGGATACGAGAGCGAAGCCATGGAAAAATACACTAGATAACGCATTTGCTTTATTTCATCGAAGTTTCACAGGTTGTTGCGAAAATGCGACAGTTAAAAAGGAATGCCGTGATTCAAAGAGAAAAAGAACATGCAGCAGGGAGTGGGGTTCGCAGGCTGCCATGGCTGTGAAATATGTGAGAGTGTACGCTGTGTAA
- the LOC126763181 gene encoding gram-negative bacteria-binding protein 1 isoform X1 produces MKMRLCLWCISFVFLCCCGIQNGFAYKIPPVQLELKEEGFLVSIPHEAGIENVAFNVNRNRPFKAFEQGEFSGRVSTETNNRWIFEIKRRLREDDTIYIWTDVQFNKNRFRSMSSPIMVSEVPSVVIAINEIVNDKKPTVITTETPPAIDPRNDNCEPTLTIIRNRNACRGELIFEENFNGNELNATRWRYEVRMPLDIADAEFVLYDTNAEITNGMLKIEPRIWGNDNPDADIRRGNLNLGVRCTAYQNSDIECRRQAFGRVVLPPILTARINTKHAFSFKYGRVEVRAKLPQGDWLFPLLLLEPLANLYGQQAYASGQMRIAFIRSNLNLQTSGGIEMGGRVLYGGAVLRPEASYRNTFMVNTSRDAHFGATFHIYSLTWDDQRLSFEVDGQKYGSIDGGFAQHEMGQNYAWTNGNHMAPFDQEFFITLGVAAGGHGDFSDDSLSKPWANTSPKAALNFWRDRGNWKSTWTNPSLIVDYVRVYAI; encoded by the exons atgAAGATGCGCTTATGCCTATGGTGCATATCCTTCGTATTTCTGTgctgttgtggtattcaaaatGGGTTTGCTTACAAAATACCACCAGTTCAACTGGAGCTGAAAGAAGAAGGATTTCTAGTTTCGATACCGC ATGAGGCGGGCATCGAAAATGTGGCATTCAATGTAAATCGTAATCGGCCATTCAAAGCTTTCGAGCAAGGCGAGTTTTCCGGTCGCGTTAGTACGGAAACCAATAATCGATGGATCTTTGAGATCAAACGTCGTCTACGCGAAGACGATACCATTTATATATGGACTGACGTACAATTTAATAAGAACCGTTTTCGTAGTATGTCCTCGCCGATCATGGTAAGTGAGGTGCCGTCAGTGGTCATAGCTATAAACGAAATAGTTAATGATAAAAAACCGACAGTGATAACAACCGAAACTCCACCGGCCATAGATCCACGAAATGACAATTGTGAGCCAACATTGACGATAATACGTAATCGTAACGCATGTCGTGGTGAACTTATATTTGAGGAAAATTTTAACGGCAACGAATTAAATGCAACACGCTGGCGTTACGAAGTGCGTATGCCGCTCGATATTGCCGATGCAGAATTCGTTTTATACGATACGAATGCAGAAATTACAAATGGCATGCTAAAGATAGAACCGCGCATTTGGGGTAATGATAACCCGGATGCTGACATACGTAggggaaatttaaatttaggtgTAAG ATGTACCGCCTATCAGAATTCTGATATCGAATGTAGGCGCCAAGCCTTCGGACGTGTTGTGCTACCACCCATACTCACCGCCCGTATCAACACCAAACACGCATTCAGCTTCAAATACGGACGCGTCGAAGTGCGAGCCAAGCTGCCACAAGGCGACTGGCTATTCCCGC TTCTGCTGTTGGAACCGCTCGCCAATTTGTATGGCCAACAAGCATATGCCTCAGGTCAAATGCGTATAGCATTCATACGCAGCAATCTGAATCTACAAACTAGTGGTGGCATTGAAATGGGCGGTCGTGTACTCTATGGCGGTGCCGTACTACGCCCCGAAGCGAGTTATCGCAATACATTCATGGTGAATACTAGCCGTGATGCTCATTTTGGTGCAACATTTCATATTTACTCGCTAACATGGGACGATCAACGTTTAAGCTTTGAAGTGGATGGACAAAAATATGGTAGTATAGATGGCGGATTCGCGCAACACGAAATGGGTCAGAATTATGCATGGACAAATGGAAATCATATGGCACCATTCGACCAAGAG TTCTTCATTACACTTGGTGTCGCTGCTGGTGGACATGGTGATTTTTCGGATGATAGCTTATCAAAGCCCTGGGCAAATACGTCGCCCAAAGCAGCACTGAATTTTTGGCGCGATCGAGGCAATTGGAAATCAACTTGGACCAACCCATCACTGATTGTTGATTATGTCCGTGTCTAtgcaatataa
- the LOC126763173 gene encoding cilia- and flagella-associated protein 45 yields MPCFTASNIRLVRDQLENAAKRRTKTSTTHRSHGSSTNVPAGTTADLNASLKAAIIAQNNKKAAKECTEFLKVMGYTPQTLNKRPVGPKSGRAKNQTTLTQKELDRLKNASKVVTLEDRLEVLKRQEEERKRMEKETEELRMRFKKIDDARQKALEENAVKEDLFGAGEKVKVLERAFLAKHEQEEEVRRVNRIILNAKCQAVRDAQIQEKEDFQRDLRSEEMRMDRMVLERATSALKKEDADEEKKKEEKLKYACEIRNQLSERETLRFLEAERLEQEAKRIRKANELIRAEDERQAQLQRERKLKFREELNRIAEMAALFKRMLCEQEREADMRAAAYMREKQKKERELAMEKKLAQEAAESKRQRIFILAQKVLEAKSASEELSYMREQERIEREYRRKEKEAALRKKQIEKDLAEARESQLRQTKQRQALQIARAEQDFDNLMAQVKVDEEKQKQQEVQRERQNECYRQAIIKQMNDKELERRRLLELDRAQAMDWREGERQRDRNIRAVIDAKLAAMRDACLPEKYVKEVEMQLTKIKSQKAFLTKNK; encoded by the coding sequence aTGCCATGTTTCACGGCCTCGAACATACGGCTTGTACGAGACCAGCTGGAAAACGCCGCCAAGAGGCGGACCAAAACATCGACCACACATCGTTCCCACGGGAGTAGCACAAATGTACCAGCTGGCACTACCGCAGATCTGAATGCGTCCTTGAAAGCAGCCATTATCGCACAAAACAATAAGAAAGCGGCCAAGGAATGCACCGAATTTCTGAAAGTAATGGGCTACACGCCCCAAACGTTGAATAAACGACCGGTGGGACCGAAATCGGGCAGAGCTAAAAATCAGACAACACTAACACAAAAGGAGTTGGACCGGCTGAAGAATGCATCCAAGGTGGTAACACTAGAAGATCGTTTAGAAGTGTTAAAGCGACAAGAGGAGGAACGAAAACGCATGGAAAAAGAGACCGAAGAGCTGCGCATGCGCTTCAAGAAGATTGACGATGCCCGACAGAAAGCTTTGGAGGAAAATGCTGTAAAAGAAGATCTCTTTGGTGCGGGCGAAAAAGTGAAGGTTTTAGAGCGTGCTTTTCTAGCCAAACATGAACAGGAAGAGGAAGTGCGTCGGGTCAATCGCATCATATTAAATGCCAAATGTCAGGCAGTCCGCGATGCGCAGATACAGGAGAAAGAAGATTTTCAACGTGACTTACGCAGTGAGGAGATGCGTATGGATCGAATGGTATTGGAGCGAGCCACAAGCGCGCTCAAAAAAGAGGATGCCGACGaggagaagaagaaagaggAGAAGTTGAAATACGCTTGTGAGATACGTAATCAATTGAGTGAACGCGAGACGTTGCGCTTTTTGGAAGCCGAACGTTTGGAGCAAGAAGCCAAACGTATACGCAAAGCCAATGAATTGATACGTGCTGAAGATGAGCGACAAGCACAGTTGCAACGAGAGCGTAAATTGAAATTCCGTGAAGAATTAAATCGTATTGCCGAAATGGCAGCACTTTTCAAGAGGATGCTTTGTGAGCAAGAGCGTGAAGCTGATATGCGCGCTGCCGCATATATGCGTGAAAAGCAGAAAAAGGAGCGCGAATTGGCAATGGAGAAGAAATTGGCACAAGAGGCGGCCGAAAGTAAGCGGCAGCGCATATTTATACTAGCTCAAAAAGTGCTGGAGGCGAAATCAGCTAGCGAAGAGCTGAGCTATATGCGTGAACAGGAGCGTATCGAACGTGAATACCGTCGCAAGGAGAAGGAAGCGGCCTTGCGCAAGAAACAAATCGAGAAAGATTTGGCCGAAGCACGCGAAAGCCAATTGCGTCAAACCAAACAGCGACAAGCGTTGCAAATTGCACGCGCCGAACAGGACTTCGACAATCTAATGGCACAAGTGAAAGTCGATGAGGAGAAACAGAAACAGCAGGAAGTGCAGCGTGAGCGCCAAAACGAATGCTATCGTCAAGCCATTATAAAGCAAATGAATGATAAGGAGCTGGAACGACGTCGTCTTTTAGAACTAGATCGCGCACAGGCCATGGACTGGCGTGAAGGCGAGCGCCAACGGGATCGCAATATACGCGCGGTAATTGACGCGAAATTGGCAGCAATGCGCGACGCCTGTTTGCCGGAAAAGTACGTCAAAGAAGTTGAAATGCaactaacaaaaattaaaagccaGAAAGCTTTTCTGACTAAGAACAAATAA
- the LOC126763230 gene encoding uncharacterized protein LOC126763230, whose amino-acid sequence MLLDEKVQKYKLLAEKIYERCQELQIENERCVLRINTVKKLLRRRTRDVELLKRRLDKHNDIWRQLPMVAPHPKRKIEQKRGPKPKPKNPTEEPTEDKVKKVRKQRMKKNPAPPQNNVDGIIQPLPHFSDQQEKQLLLQQQFVQYKQDI is encoded by the exons atgTTACTTGATGAAAAGGTCCAAAAGTATAAACTACTTGCTGAGAAAATCTATGAGCGATGCCAGGAGCTACAGATAGAGAATGAGCGTTGTGTGCTACG cATAAACACAGTTAAAAAACTTTTGCGTAGACGTACCCGCGATGTGGAGCTATTGAAGCGTCGACTTGATAAGCATAATGATATTTGGCGACAATTGCCCATGGTCGCACCACATCCAAAACGTAAAATCGAACAAAAACGAGGTCCCAAGCCCAAACCAAAGAATCCTACTGAAGAACCAACCGAAGACAAAGTCAAGAAGGTACGCAAACAACGCATGAAGAAGAATCCTGCTCCGCCACAAAACAATGTTGATGGAATTATACAGCCCTTACCACATTTCAGCGATCAGCAGGAAAAACAATtattactacaacaacaatttgtacAATACAAACAAGATATTTGA
- the LOC126763220 gene encoding SAGA-associated factor 11 homolog: MASSSDSTLAAANIDAKNEKNSNITVSGKTSANNTKMTIGTIQKAYHDILKDPTSLDEAAHYLYQSLLDDAVVGVFLEIHHLHRTGNLDALDGVPEEGTDASYRIVDMPNYDIFGISSVKKLMDCTCPNCDRPVSASRFAPHLEKCMGMGRNSSRIASRRLATKEGTSASSSSSSSYLQTTVGTDDEDDIDWSSEKRRKKTNQGNRNNGSKKNNGKSF, from the coding sequence ATGGCCTCATCTTCAGACTCGACACTAGCTGCAGCGAACATTGatgcaaaaaacgaaaaaaactcaaatattacAGTCTCGGGGAAAACGTCTGCCAATAACACCAAAATGACTATAGGAACTATACAAAAGGCTTACCACGACATCCTCAAAGATCCCACTAGTCTGGATGAGGCTGCACATTATTTATATCAATCGCTGCTGGACGATGCTGTTGTGGGTGTTTTTCTAGAAATACACCATTTACATAGGACTGGTAATTTAGACGCACTAGATGGTGTACCAGAAGAAGGCACTGATGCTTCCTATCGCATTGTAGATATGCCAAACTatgatatttttggtatttcatcAGTTAAAAAACTAATGGATTGCACTTGCCCCAACTGTGATAGACCCGTGTCGGCGTCACGTTTCGCACCACATCTGGAAAAGTGCATGGGTATGGGACGTAATTCGTCACGTATTGCAAGCCGTCGTTTAGCTACCAAGGAAGGTACCAGCGCAAGCTCTTCATCATCTTCATCATATCTCCAAACCACTGTCGGCACAGATGATGAGGATGATATTGACTGGTCATCGGAGAAACGACGAAAGAAGACTAATCAAGGAAATCGTAATAACGGATCAAAAAAGAATAATGGCAAATCATTTTAA